A region of Nostoc sp. 'Peltigera membranacea cyanobiont' N6 DNA encodes the following proteins:
- the rplS gene encoding 50S ribosomal protein L19: MSAQEIIRSIEAEQLKSNLPDIYVGDTVKVGVKIKEGEKYRVQPYEGVVIAKRNGGINETITVRKVFQGVGVERVFLLHSPRIDSIKVLRRGKVRRAKLYYLRDRVGKATRIKQRFDRPL, encoded by the coding sequence ATGAGCGCTCAAGAGATTATCCGCTCCATTGAAGCGGAACAGTTAAAATCTAATTTGCCTGACATTTATGTGGGCGATACCGTAAAAGTAGGAGTGAAAATTAAAGAAGGCGAAAAATACCGGGTACAACCCTACGAGGGAGTAGTGATTGCCAAACGCAATGGTGGCATCAATGAAACTATTACAGTCCGTAAGGTTTTTCAAGGTGTGGGCGTTGAGCGCGTATTTCTGTTGCATTCTCCCCGAATTGACAGCATTAAGGTGTTACGTCGCGGTAAGGTACGCCGTGCTAAACTCTATTATCTCCGCGATCGCGTAGGTAAGGCAACCCGGATTAAGCAACGGTTTGACCGCCC